The Pogona vitticeps strain Pit_001003342236 chromosome 6, PviZW2.1, whole genome shotgun sequence genome contains a region encoding:
- the LOC110086387 gene encoding interferon-induced very large GTPase 1 isoform X4 — protein sequence MAFETIRRSREKLVAFLEKASSLILDDAASQGFISETDYSDLDKLENPKEKIRKLLVKIQIRGEQICHQFLECIRSLFPDLPPELWPPATACGPTACLNQNETQNHDPANSTLEKNREENTDSVTSFPLNGNKDSEGIPALENVGNTPEPEPEAMEEDIPEGTVEPFLRKLGLSKRSRQKLTVGEILEIELESLETPAPQKLEDLPWHFLRKLMALNGTARNTGLASKAEEGSDEEVDDVGDQLLSLMEVDTEVSVNPLDVLCATLLCSDSLLQQEILLKMSMCQFALPLILPPLANSKCSFMLWAMRDIVKKWRPHSIAESRGFKEESLVRISMPTISFVRLGNSCLSKSKLINEVLSSHQHHHDFFVHHDSECGNAPREISNGLVEISWYFPGGRENSDIFPEPVAITNLRGNMESHWLQFSFLTEVSSAVFILVEDISDTEYNTLLSLHELRSKYYFILNTEGRKSRETLEFLNKLVPVLNLNKSQLLVKEKIQNITEFVKKLRSAMRNIVHTHQKEVNVEEMASIGQELGIEIDENSKECQNGAVHAKEIVEEIKDVAVYKKEMLKLQGDLWRNVAQVEKELCRMKGQADTPAEDYKSQLREKWIGLRAQQNRCDLTDGITKFINGIHNLGSVEKQYFLKWMKFSLDRVARANLLKLREEYKEICRTTTNDVQQLVRLDELISIGSLGVEHFMRELGQFYEAEYMMVKEGNMAENKRQFVHLPGIAADLMLEGFPMELMDGDASNIPLQWVTDVLMELHVKLGGKSRMQVLTVLGVQSTGKSTLLNTMFGLQFAVSSGRCTRGAFMTLLRVSENLQQGIGCNFILVIDTEGLKAPELAKLEGSYEHDNELATLVIGLSDITIVNLAMENATEMKDILQIVVHAFLRMEEIGHKPNCQFVHQNVSDVSAHDQNMRDRKHLLEQLNEMTKAAARMEKQCKEVSFSDIMEYDPEKHNWYIPGLWHGVPPMAPVNLGYSESVSELKRYLFNFMETCSQKGTPKDIPQFVEWVKSLWSAVKHENFIFSFRNSLVADAYNQLALKYSEWEWDFRKEMHLWMSEAHTAIQNLSPEDFETDAVDKLKRDTYVKLDAGEQKILQCVQNYFESGAENLHLVEKYKEDFIRSVKFLRNQLEGYLINKCQHIVLICKGMGKISNMQAVYLKTIEKKVNKLLEGYKEKDYQLSPKELEDEFEKMWKETLEELPPNNLTHLKIHTNVFSQLKKDLEHRGGLANQIFQQLMHQSDMMVFTMKKQYLETSWALRIKGLFKDYKGKIEDSAMNTVELCKNYVAGKVSMEGDYDETYCWELLKMVNERLQDMKLKGLCVTINFEVDLKYCILREAADAFQKMHDDFIRENNPHKRLENLKPHYLSIFKDLYYEKDACQKRAKDFCDLCLRPALVDYLYKRLGLEIVDDVLSSGLSIQYGSRSFFQFTVQKTLLEEENFDKYQEYIIHYKRFAKSWIYEHLLEYYEQREDLMVLERQILSGVIKKTNEALEGGAKQTVTLSDFLECFCLGMRKELVISKDSLDVVKFNNAAKTESFSTTVQAYIPEIIDGILSEQFEMNIEQVLSRISFKPQDEIFNRVFGCGKQCPFCKVPCEAGGGDHQEHFASVHRPQGLGMCRYVDTEKLLYSLCSSDVISNAQFRNVDTGGEWHPYKEYRKYYPDWRIQPDASISASDYWKFVFKEFNQQFAKRYKACPADLPEDWKKITKKQALESIQEAFNMN from the exons caTTAGAAAATGTAGGCAATACACCAGAGCCTGAACCAGAGGCCATGGAAGAAGACATTCCGGAAG GGACAGTTGAGCCTTTCTTGAGGAAGCTAGGCCTCAGCAAACGAAGCAGGCAAAAGCTCACTGTGGGGGAAATTCTGGAAATTGAGTTAGAAAGTCTCGAAACTCCAGCTCCACAGAAACTGGAAGATCTGCCTTGGCACTTTTTGAGGAAACTGATGGCCCTCAACGGGACAGCAAGGAATACAGGCCTTGCCTCAAAGGCTGAGGAAGGTTCAGATGAGGAGGTTGATGATGTAGGGGATCAATTGCTCTCTCTGATGGAAGTGGACACTGAAGTTTCTGTGAACCCCCTTGATGTTCTTTGTGCTACCTTGCTTTGCTCTGATAGTTTGCTTCAGCAGGAGATCTTGCTCAAAATGTCCATGTGCCAGTTTGCTCTTCCTCTGATCTTACCTCCCCTTGCCAACTCCAAATGCTCCTTCATGCTCTGGGCCATGAGGGACATTGTGAAAAAATGGAGACCCCATTCCATAGCTGAGAGCAGAGGCTTCAAAGAGGAGAGTTTGGTGCGTATTTCTATGCCAACCATTTCTTTTGTGAGGCTCGGGAACTCCTGTCTCTCCAAATCCAAGCTTATTAATGAGGTCCTCAGCTCTCATCAGCACCATCATGATTTTTTTGTTCACCATGATTCAGAGTGTGGAAATGCCCCTCGAGAAATCAGTAACGGTCTAGTAGAAATTTCCTGGTATTTTCCTGGTGGGAGAGAAAACTCAGATATTTTTCCAGAGCCCGTAGCAATAACAAACTTGCGTGGAAACATGGAGTCACACTGGCTGCAGTTCAGTTTCTTAACAGAAGTTTCCTCAGCTGTGTTCATTCTTGTTGAGGATATTTCTGACACAGAATATAATACGTTACTGAGCCTCCATGAACTGAGATCTAAATACTACTTTATCTTGAATACTGAAGGGAGGAAATCAAGGGAGACATTGGAGTTCCTTAACAAACTTGTACCAGTACTGAATTTGAACAAatcacagctgctggtgaaggaaaAGATCCAAAATATCACAGAATTTGTGAAGAAACTTCGTTCCGCTATGCGGAATATAGTACACACCCATCAAAAAGAGGTGAATGTGGAAGAAATGGCCAGCATAGGCCAAGAACTGGGAATTGAGATAGATGAAAATTCAAAGGAATGTCAGAATGGGGCTGTGCATGCTAAGGAAATTGTTGAAGAAATTAAAGATGTGGCAGTCTATAAGAAGGAAATGCTGAAGCTCCAGGGAGACTTGTGGAGAAATGTGGCTCAAGTGGAGAAAGAGCTGTGTAGGATGAAAGGGCAAGCTGACACACCGGCAGAAGATTACAAATCTCAATTAAGAGAGAAATGGATAGGGTTACGTGCGCAACAGAATCGGTGTGATCTTACCGATGGGATAACAAAATTTATTAATGGAATACATAATCTTGGCTCAGTGGAAAAACAGTACTTTCTAAAATGGATGAAGTTCAGCTTAGATCGTGTTGCAAGAGCTAACCTTTTAAAATTAAGGGAAGAATACAAAGAGATTTGTCGCACCACTACAAATGATGTACAACAATTAGTACGGCTGGATGAATTAATTTCTATCGGTTCCTTAGGGGTAGAACACTTCATGCGTGAGCTGGGGCAATTTTATGAGGCAGAATACATGATGGTGAAGGAAGGTAACATGGCAGAGAACAAAAGGCAATTTGTCCATTTGCCGGGAATAGCGGCTGACCTGATGTTGGAAGGATTTCCAATGGAACTGATGGATGGAGATGCCTCTAACATTCCACTGCAATGGGTGACTGATGTTCTAATGGAACTCCATGTTAAGCTAGGAGGCAAATCTAGGATGCAAGTTCTGACTGTTCTTGGTGTACAAAGCACTGGGAAATCTACTCTTCTCAATACCATGTTTGGACTGCAGTTTGCTGTTAGCAGTGGTCGATGTACTCGGGGAGCATTCATGACACTCCTTAGAGTCTCCGAAAATCTGCAGCAAGGAATTGGTTGTAATTTTATCCTGGTGATAGATACAGAAGGCTTGAAGGCCCCGGAGCTTGCCAAACTGGAAGGTAGCTATGAACATGACAATGAGCTGGCCACCTTGGTTATTGGGCTCAGTGATATAACAATAGTTAATTTGGCCATGGAGAACGCCACCGAAATGAAGGACATCTTACAAATTGTGGTACATGCATTTCTGAGGATGGAGGAAATTGGGCATAAGCCTAATTGCCAGTTTGTGCATCAGAATGTTAGTGATGTTTCTGCCCATGATCAGAACATGAGGGACAGAAAACACCTCCTGGAGCAGCTCAATGAAATGACCAAGGCTGCAGCAAGAATGGAAAAACAATGTAAAGAAGTGTCATTTTCAGATATTATGGAGTATGATCCTGAAAAACACAATTGGTACATTCCTGGCTTGTGGCATGGGGTCCCACCAATGGCTCCAGTCAATTTGGGATACAGTGAGAGTGTATCAGAGTTAAAAAGATATCTGTTCAATTTCATGGAAACTTGTTCACAAAAAGGAACCCCTAAAGACATCCCTCAGTTTGTTGAATGGGTAAAAAGCTTGTGGAGTGCTGTAAAACATGAGAATTTTATCTTTAGCTTCCGCAACAGTCTTGTGGCTGATGCTTATAACCAACTTGCATTAAAGTATTCAGAATGGGAATGGGATTTTCGGAAGGAAATGCACCTCTGGATGTCCGAAGCTCATACCGCTATTCAAAACCTATCCCCAGAAGATTTTGAAACTGATGCTGTAGATAAATTAAAGCGTGATACTTACGTCAAGCTGGATGCTGGAGAGCAAAAAATATTACAGTGTGTACAAAACTATTTTGAGAGTGGTGCTGAAAACTTGCATCTGGTAGAAAAGTATAAAGAAGACTTCATCAGAAGTGTGAAATTTCTTCGGAACCAGCTGGAGGGCTATTTAATTAATAAGTGCCAGCACATTGTTCTTATATGTAAGGGAATGGGTAAGATCAGCAATATGCAGGCCGTGTACTTAAAAACCATAGAAAAGAAGGTAAACAAGCTCTTAGAAGGATATAAAGAGAAGGACTACCAACTGAGTCCTAAGGAACTAGAGGATGAATTTGAGAAAATGTGGAAGGAAACCTTGGAAGAGTTGCCACCAAACAATTTAACTCATCTAAAAATTCATACAAATGTGTTCTCTCAGCTAAAAAAAGATTTGGAACATCGAGGTGGCTTAGCAAATCAGATCTTCCAACAATTAATGCACCAGTCAGACATGATGGTCTTCACGATGAAAAAGCAGTATCTAGAAACCTCATGGGCACTAAGAATAAAGGGGCTGTTCAAAGATTACAAAGGGAAAATAGAGGACTCTGCTATGAACACAGTTGAATTATGTAAGAATTATGTTGCAGGGAAAGTCAGTATGGAAGGGGACTATGATGAAACATATTGCTGGGAATTGTTGAAAATGGTCAACGAGAGACTTCAAGACATGAAACTGAAGGGACTCTGTGTTACTATTAACTTTGAGGTGGATCTGAAATATTGTATTCTCAGAGAGGCAGCCGATGCTTTTCAGAAGATGCACGATGACTTCATTAGAGAAAACAATCCTCATAAACGTCTGGAAAACCTGAAACCGCATTATCTTTCCATCTTCAAAGACCTTTACTATGAGAAGGATGCTTGTCAGAAAAGAGCCAAAGATTTTTGTGACCTTTGTCTGAGACCAGCTCTGGTGGACTATCTCTACAAGAGACTTGGGCTAGAAATAGTAGATGATGTTCTCAGCAGCGGACTGTCCATTCAGTATGGCAGTCGCAGCTTTTTTCAGTTCACTGTGCAGAAGACTTTGCTGGAAGAGGAGAATTTTGATAAGTATCAGGAATATATAATCCATTATAAACGGTTTGCCAAATCTTGGATATATGAACATCTATTAGAATACTACGAGCAGAGAGAAGACTTGATGGTTTTGGAGAGACAAATCCTATCTGGTGTGATAAAGAAAACAAACGAAGCTCTGGAGGGCGGTGCAAAGCAAACTGTGACTTTGTCTGATTTCTTGGAGTGTTTCTGCCTTGGGATGAGGAAAGAGCTTGTCATTTCCAAGGACTCCCTGGATGTCGTGAAGTTCAACAATGCTGCCAAGACTGAATCTTTCTCTACTACAGTCCAGGCCTATATCCCTGAGATTATAGACGGAATCCTTTCGGAGCAGTTTGAAATGAATATTGAACAGGTGCTTTCAAGGATTTCATTCAAGCCCCAGGATGAGATCTTCAACCGAGTCTTTGGCTGTGGGAAACAGTGTCCCTTCTGCAAAGTTCCCTGTGAAGCCGGGGGTGGCGATCACCAAGAACACTTTGCTTCCGTCCATCGACCTCAAGGATTAGGCATGTGCAGATATGTGGACACAGAAAAGCTCCTGTACTCCTTATGTTCCTCTGATGTCATTTCCAACGCCCAGTTCAGAAATGTAGATACCGGCGGAGAATGGCATCCATATAAAGAATACCGCAAATACTATCCCGACTGGCGCATCCAGCCTGACGCCAGCATCTCTGCCTCAGACTACTGGAAGTTTGTTTTCAAGGAATTCAACCAGCAGTTTGCCAAACGTTATAAAGCTTGCCCAGCTGATCTCCCTGAGGACTGGAAGAAAATCACCAAGAAGCAAGCATTAGAAAGCATCCAAGAAGCCTTTAACATGAACTAA